In Hyalangium minutum, the genomic stretch TGACGGTCCCCTCGGTGATCAGCGGATCCCCGTCGGCGTCGTCCTCGAAGTTGAAGACCAGCAGCGGCCGGTCGCCAACCGCCACACAGTGTCCCGCGGTGAGCACCACCGGACCCGCGCCGGCCGCGATCAGCGTTCCGGTGCAGCTGCCGTTGATCAGGGCGACGGCGTCTTCCGAGCGCTGGATGGCGTCCGCGAGCGTACCCGCGTAGCGGTTGATGGGGGTGAAATCGAGGGTCGGGCCGCACTGCTGGAAGCTGTGGACCTCGGGCTTCTGCTGGCTGGCGCAGACCTTAGGGGCCGCGGGCTCCTCACCACCACAGGCCACAAGGGCCAGGAGCAAGGAGCCCGCGAGGGGCAGCCCCCACGGATTTAGGGATGAGCCGGGGGGCTGGTGCTTCATCTCTTAGTAGAGGTAGTTCAGCGCGGTCTTGTCGGAGGCGGTCCACTCACCGGTCTCGGTGGAGCGGAAGCAGGAGTTCATGATCGAACCGCCCACCGTGGCCGTGCTCGGGGTGCCGGGGATGAGGATGGCGCCCACGCCCGCGGTGCCCTCGTTGGAGGCGGAGCCGCCGCAGCTGATGGCCCGGTTGTAGTAGTCCGAGTGGCG encodes the following:
- a CDS encoding trypsin-like serine peptidase; the encoded protein is MKHQPPGSSLNPWGLPLAGSLLLALVACGGEEPAAPKVCASQQKPEVHSFQQCGPTLDFTPINRYAGTLADAIQRSEDAVALINGSCTGTLIAAGAGPVVLTAGHCVAVGDRPLLVFNFEDDADGDPLITEGTVIEQALEPDYALIQLDTLPAVTPVSLTTQATEPLAIIQHPRGHPKVIAEGTFLASCNQLVYYADLDTLVGSSGAGVLNRQGHLLGVHTDGDCNEKGQGVNWGWTAEAIVEASPYLQIADIADR